CGCAACCGGAGCAATGCATCATGAAGTGGCTATTTTCAGCCAACATAGCGAACAAACGCTTAAACTGGTTGAACAAATTCACAGTAATAACTTAGCAATTAACTTTCGCGTTTTCAGTAAAGCGAATAAAAATGCCCTTTCCTTCAGTGTTGAATCACTTCTATTAGAAGCAACCAAAAGCGCACTGTAAAGGGCATTTACATTATTTATTGCTGAGCCAAACTGCTTGATATGGGGTTAGCGACATTGTTTTTGTCTGCTCGGTAATTTGCTCACCGCTGATTAAATCTCGCCATTGCTCGGTACCAATCAAATTTAAGTCAGCAAGAGTAAGCGTTTGCGTCTCGTCACTAATGTTATAAACACAAAACATACTTTGCGAACGGTTGATACTTTGTCGCCAAAAACCAAAGAGCCCTTCGCTTAAATGTAACGTATATTGCGTCGCATTAGGGTGAAATGCACTTTGTGCCTTACGAATAGCCATTAGGTTTTTCATCGCTTTAAACACAGTACGATGATGGGCATTTTCGTTACTCAGCTTTGCTAGCAAATCTGACTCTTGCCAGCGGTGACGGTTAATCGCTCGGTTATGTTGGCTATTTTCAAAGCGTTCATAATCATTGGTAGTACCGAGCAAGCTATGAATATACAAACCTGGAATACCTTCAAGCGCAAACATAATGGCATGCGCACATAAAAAGCGTGAAACACCCCATTTATCAGGGCCTTTATGGGTACCTTGCAACGCATCAAATAAGGCAATGTTTAACTCATAAGGGGTATTAGTACCATCTGGCGCGGTACGTAATGAGACTTTACCGCCATATTTCGCAGTCGTATTGACCATTTCGGCAATTTCACTTTGCTCTAACAAGCCTTCAACGGGGCGCAAGCCAATTCCATCATGAGATGCGATAAAGTTAAAGTATGCCGTGCCTTCTTGAGGAGGTGGCATACTCATCATCCAATGTTTTAATGCGGTACTGTCGCCACTGAGTAAGGTATGTAATAACAGCGGTGGTAATGAAAAGTTGTAAATACAATGCGCTTCGTTGGCATTACCAAAGTACGATAGGTTTTCGCGGTTCGGGATATTAGTTTCTGTGATAATAATCACATTAGGCTCAAAATGCTCAATAAGGGTGCGAAGCAGCCTGATCACTTCGTGCGTCTCAGGCAGGTTAATGCAGCGGGTATTGAGTTTTTTCCATAAAAAAGCCACCGCATCAAGGCGGAATATACGCACACCGTTATCTAAATAATGACGAATAATGCTGACAAATTCATTGAGCACATCTGGGTTAGCAAAATCAAAGTCGACTTGGTCATGACTAAAGGTACACCACACATGCTGCAAACCGTCCTTAGTTTCAACCGCCTGTAAAAGGGGTGATGTTCGCGGGCGAACAACTTGCACAAGATCATCACTTGGGCTAGCTGTTTTAAAATACCCTTTTCCCGGCTCTTTGCCCTGAATAAAGTTTTCAAACCACACGCTGCGGCTAGAGCAATGGTTAATCACCAGATCTGCCATTAACCTAACATCCGCTGAAATATCACGGATATGCTGCCAACTACCTAACGCTTCATTCACTTGCACATAGTTCATTACCGCGAAGCCTTCATCTGAGCTATATGGGTAAAATGGCAAAATGTGTAATGCATTAAGCTCGGGTAAGCATTGGTTTTTTACAAAGCGATGTAACGTATGCAAAGGCGGCTCTTCAGGCTTAGCAACGGCTTCATCCGTATTAGCATGACGAATAATCGAATCACCGTAGGCGATTAAAATCATATCTTGCTCATCCCAACGGTTTTTATGCGGCGTTGGGTCACGAACAGGATCATCACCTAACATGGTATCGATTAATCTATCTGCGAGTTGTTCAAGCGTTGTTGATAGCTCAACCTCGCCGTAGATGCAGGTTAAATGCTGAATAACCCTTTGTTGCAAAAGCTCTAAAGTCACGTGCCTTCCCCGTTAAATATATTCTTTGTTATCAAGCTCTACGGCTTCTTCTAAGCGAGCAAAAACCTCCGGCATTGCCGAAGCTACTCGGTTCCAACTCGGCACAAAGGGTGCTTCCATTGGGTTTTCTAAAAAGTGCTGACCCGCATTCATAATATTTTGAGCAAACATTTCAACGGCTTTTTCTTCGTGGTGAATATCAAGTGTTAAGCCATTCATTAACGCATCGTTGTGATAAGTTTCAATAAAATCGAGTGCAATACGGTAATAGGTTGCCTTTAATGAACGAATCGTTTCTGTCGTAAAGGTAACACCTTGGGTAGCCAGCTTTCTGAATAAAGCTTTGGTGATATCAATCGACATTTTCGACAAGCCCGCCGCTTGGTTTTCTAGTGATAAATCTTGGTGTTTGTGATCATAGTTATCAGCAATATCGACCTGACATAAACGGTTATGCGAGTAATTGCGATACATCTCTGATAGCACGCCAATTTCTAAGCCCCAGTCACTTGGAATACGAATATCGTTAAGTACATCACGGCGGAATGAAAACTCACCCGCAAGCGGGTAACGAAACGAATCCATGTATTCTAAATAATCGTTGCTGCCTAATATTGTTTTAAAAGAACGCAATAACGGCGTTACCAGCAAACGTGACACGCGACCATTAATTTTGCCCTCAGCGGTGCGCGGGTAAAACCCTTTACAAAATTCATAGTTAAAACGAGGGTGAGCAACGGGGTAAATTAAACGTGCTAATAGCGCTCTGTCGTAAGTCAAAATATCGCAGTCATGCAGTGCAATTGACTCTACTTTTGAGGTTGCCAACTTATAGCCCATACAATACCAAACATTACGGCCCTTACCTAGCTCTCGTGGGGCAACGCCTAGTTTTTGTAGTTCTTTATCAAGCGCTTGTAAACGCGGGCCATCATTCCAAAGTACCTTATGAGGCTGATCAAGCTCCGCAAAAAACTGCAGTGCATGGCGGTATTGGCTTTCATCAGCGCGATCTAGACCAATGGTAATTTGCGATAAATAAGGCACATGTTTCAGCTCAGCAATAATATTTTGCAGAGCGGGTCCTTCTAACTCACTGTAAAGCGAAGGTAAAATAAGACCCATTGGGCGTTGTTTTGAAAAGCCCAACAACTCTTTTTCTAGTTCTTCTACTGGGCGGTCAGCAATATTGTGTAAGGTCGTGATAATGCCATTTTGATAAAAATCAGCCATGAGATTGCTCCTGTTTTGCTGCAAAACGCGTTTTGATGATAGTTAACGCAGAAACTTCTTGAACCCAACCAGCTGGGGCTGGTTTTTCGCTGAGCTGCCATGCTTTTTGTAATATTTGTGATTGCACTTGGCTGCCAGGGTTATTGATTAAAATAGCGGTGTCGGCCGCCTTTAGCATGGCTACATCGTTTTGACTGTCGCCAAGCGCTATCACAGTAAATGGATTGCGATAGGCTTTTTTGAACTGATTTAACAGCCACTTTTGTGCAAGACCTTTATTGTTACCTTTGGTTAAATGAATAAAACGCCCGCCAACAAGCACTTCGTAGCCTGCTCGGCTCATTGCATCTATCAAGCCTTGCTTTTCTTCATCGCTGCCCGAGAAACAAACCGGATCTGAGTACTGTCTTTGTAGAGCCAATTCACTTTTATCGACGGGGAGTCCTGTCAATTCAGCTATTTCTTGTGCACTAAATTGACTAAATAAGCGTACACAATGACTAAATTGGCTCGCATATTGTTTAAGATCGTCATGCAATTTATCGGTACTTTGCGTCATGGCAAAGCGCCAATAACCTTGATAGTCATCACAGCCAATCGGCTTTACTTTAAAATAGTCTTTCGGGATATAAACAGCTGCACCATTTTCCACAATAAAGGGTTGGTGATGATCCAAACCTTTTTGAATATCAGTAACTTCAGCAAAGGTTTTACTGGTATTAAAAATCACATTGACACCGGTATCATTCAACTTTGCCAAAAATGGTTTGATCACCTCACATTCGTAACTGTCGTGATCGAGCAATGTGCCGTCTAAGTCAGTAAAAATAAGTGGTTGAGCAATCTGGTCAGCGAGAAGTTCCATTTTGGTAATATCACGCTCGGTATCAAGCAATAGTAAAGCATCAACGCTGTGCGCAAGCGTGGCTAAGTTTTCCCGCGTAATACGTTCAAAATGAGAGATAAAACGCTTTAAACTCACTTCGTCATATGTGCCCTGCCCTTGGCCTTTTTTGGCAATTAACTTTTGCTCTTGCTCTAAGCGCCACGCATACACATCTTCAAATGAAGGCGCTTTTAACATAATGGTGTAATCGGCCATTGCGAATACATTTTGATATTCATTCGCTAGGCAACTATTTACGCAGCGGCGCCAAATACCGTCGGCATCTTCTAGTTGCTCTAATTCATTTACCGGAGTTTGCAGTTGATAAGGCTGCTGAGGTGTACTGGCTACACACCAGCCTTCAAAAAACAGGATATCAATCGGCTTTTGGTTACTAGGCCACAGCTCTTTTGGCACCGGATCATCAGTTAGTTTATCAAATTGAGGTAATGGCACTTCCACTTTACCTGCCAACAAAGCTGATAAGGTTTGTTCCATTAATTGCGTATCATGTGTACCCGGTACACCACGACTTGCAAACAAAGGATGAACATCTTTAGCAAGCTCATTGCGTGCATCACGACTTAAATAAAAGTCATCGATTGATAATGACACGCTATTAAATTCGGTATTGCTATTAACCCAAGTCACTAAGAAATCAGCGAGGGTCGTTTTACCAGACCCTTGGCAGCCGTTAATCGCCACCAGCATAGGTTGGCCGGTCATTTTTGCGCTCAAGATATCGTGCGCGAGGGGTATAAAAAACTGCTCACTTAAGTATTGATACTTGAGTGGTAACTGATGCTTCGCTAAAAACGGGGTAATATCCACAACATTTGCCTCTTGCATAATCGCTCCTACCAGTATGACATAGAGATAAATGCAGTTAGTAGACCAGTTTTATAATTCCTTAAATTTTAGTTAGTTACAAAAAAAGCGCATATTTAATGCGCTTTTTTGGTGCAATATTCAAGCAGTTTTTAAGTTCTAATCAGCTTGTTGCACTGCTTTGGGGAGAATAGCATTTAAGATAATCCCCAAAATTGCGCATAAGCTCACACCTTGCAAACTAAACTCATCACCACCGATATGCATGCCACCAATACCAAACACTAAAATCAGTGCGATGATAGTCAAGTTACGAGGCGCGGTAAGATCTTCACCTGATTTAACTAAGGTATTTAAACCAACAACGGCGATTGAACCAAATAGCAAAATCATGATGCCGCCCATCACAGGTACCGGAATCGTTTGTAAACCCGCGCCCATTTTTGCCACAAACGCCAGCACAATTGCGATGATTGCAGTCCAAAGCATTACTCGTGGGTTGAAGTTACGTGTCAGCATTACCGCCCCCGTTACTTCAGAGTACGTTGTATTCGGTGGACCACCAAAAACCGATGCCGCAGAGGTTGCTAAGCCATCACCTAGTAAAGTACGGTGTAAACCCGGTTTCTTTAAATAGTCTTTACCTGTTACTTGGCTAATAGCCATCATGTCGCCAATATGTTCAATTGCTGGTGCAATGGCCACAGGCACCATAAATAAAATAGCCTGCCATTTAAACTCAGGGTAAGTAAATGCCGGCACTGCAAGCCAATTAGCTTCGGTGACCGCATTAAATTCAACAATACCTATAAATAATGAGGCAAGGTAACCTGCTACCACACCAGCAAGGATAGGAATAAGCTTAAATACACCTTTGCCCCATACCGCAAAAATCAGCGTAACCAACAATGATAAGCCAGACACCCAAATTGCTTGCTCATAAGGAACTAATTGTGCACTGCCATCCCCAGCTTTACCCATTGCCATATTCACAGCGA
The nucleotide sequence above comes from Pseudoalteromonas shioyasakiensis. Encoded proteins:
- a CDS encoding uracil-xanthine permease family protein, with the translated sequence MENHQTFSLKTILTGAQMLFVAFGALVLVPLLTGLDPNVALFTAGLGTLLFHVVTKGQVPIFLASSFAFIAPIIASVQMWGIPATMGGLMVAGFCYVVLSLIVKFKGVNALHKVLPPVVVGPVIMVIGLALAPVAVNMAMGKAGDGSAQLVPYEQAIWVSGLSLLVTLIFAVWGKGVFKLIPILAGVVAGYLASLFIGIVEFNAVTEANWLAVPAFTYPEFKWQAILFMVPVAIAPAIEHIGDMMAISQVTGKDYLKKPGLHRTLLGDGLATSAASVFGGPPNTTYSEVTGAVMLTRNFNPRVMLWTAIIAIVLAFVAKMGAGLQTIPVPVMGGIMILLFGSIAVVGLNTLVKSGEDLTAPRNLTIIALILVFGIGGMHIGGDEFSLQGVSLCAILGIILNAILPKAVQQAD
- a CDS encoding sugar phosphorylase; translation: MTLELLQQRVIQHLTCIYGEVELSTTLEQLADRLIDTMLGDDPVRDPTPHKNRWDEQDMILIAYGDSIIRHANTDEAVAKPEEPPLHTLHRFVKNQCLPELNALHILPFYPYSSDEGFAVMNYVQVNEALGSWQHIRDISADVRLMADLVINHCSSRSVWFENFIQGKEPGKGYFKTASPSDDLVQVVRPRTSPLLQAVETKDGLQHVWCTFSHDQVDFDFANPDVLNEFVSIIRHYLDNGVRIFRLDAVAFLWKKLNTRCINLPETHEVIRLLRTLIEHFEPNVIIITETNIPNRENLSYFGNANEAHCIYNFSLPPLLLHTLLSGDSTALKHWMMSMPPPQEGTAYFNFIASHDGIGLRPVEGLLEQSEIAEMVNTTAKYGGKVSLRTAPDGTNTPYELNIALFDALQGTHKGPDKWGVSRFLCAHAIMFALEGIPGLYIHSLLGTTNDYERFENSQHNRAINRHRWQESDLLAKLSNENAHHRTVFKAMKNLMAIRKAQSAFHPNATQYTLHLSEGLFGFWRQSINRSQSMFCVYNISDETQTLTLADLNLIGTEQWRDLISGEQITEQTKTMSLTPYQAVWLSNK
- a CDS encoding HAD-IIB family hydrolase; translated protein: MQEANVVDITPFLAKHQLPLKYQYLSEQFFIPLAHDILSAKMTGQPMLVAINGCQGSGKTTLADFLVTWVNSNTEFNSVSLSIDDFYLSRDARNELAKDVHPLFASRGVPGTHDTQLMEQTLSALLAGKVEVPLPQFDKLTDDPVPKELWPSNQKPIDILFFEGWCVASTPQQPYQLQTPVNELEQLEDADGIWRRCVNSCLANEYQNVFAMADYTIMLKAPSFEDVYAWRLEQEQKLIAKKGQGQGTYDEVSLKRFISHFERITRENLATLAHSVDALLLLDTERDITKMELLADQIAQPLIFTDLDGTLLDHDSYECEVIKPFLAKLNDTGVNVIFNTSKTFAEVTDIQKGLDHHQPFIVENGAAVYIPKDYFKVKPIGCDDYQGYWRFAMTQSTDKLHDDLKQYASQFSHCVRLFSQFSAQEIAELTGLPVDKSELALQRQYSDPVCFSGSDEEKQGLIDAMSRAGYEVLVGGRFIHLTKGNNKGLAQKWLLNQFKKAYRNPFTVIALGDSQNDVAMLKAADTAILINNPGSQVQSQILQKAWQLSEKPAPAGWVQEVSALTIIKTRFAAKQEQSHG